Part of the Halopenitus persicus genome is shown below.
CTGAAGCAATGGCCGCTGAAGATGCCATTCGGGCTGCCGTCGAAACGGGGGTGAAATACTATGGAGTCCATACGACGTGCAGAAAGGCGGCAGAGGTTTTCGATTGGTTCCAGGAAGACAACTCAAACATACGTGCTGAAACATGCACACATTATACAGTATTAGATCGATCTTCTCACGAGAAATTCGGAAATCGGTCGGTCCTCAAACCACCATTACGGACTCCGGATGATCGAGAGGCAATGTTCGAGTATCTTCAGAACGGTACGCTGACCGTCGTTTCCACCGACCACGTTACGTATTATGAAGATTATAAACAGACCTCCAACTGGTGGGATTCGCCCTACGGAGTCAATTCGATCCAGTATAGCCTCCCAGTCTTTTATGAAATAGCGATACGACAACGGAATCTTTCGTGGCCTTTCCTTGTTCAAGTGATGTGCCGTAACCCGGCACAGACGTTTGGCATACCGCAGAAGGGCACTCTTGATCCCGGAACGGACGCAGATATCGTCATCTTCGATCCAGATTCTGGAAGCGACATTACAGCGGAAAATAACGCGTCGAACTCGACGTTTTCAATCTACGAAGGGATGCACACGTCTGGTTCCGTAGAGAAAGTGTTTGTTCGGGGTAACCTTATTGCGGATGCCGGGGAGATAGTCGCCGAGAAAGGACACGGTGAATTTATTCAGCGAGAAATCCCCCAGTGGACTAATTAATCCACGCAACTATAAGATATCGATAAAAAATTATTAGTATTGGTGTATACTAGCGTTTGATGCAGTATGAGACAGATCGAAACTAGTGAAGTTGCCCCTAGTAGCGCCCCCCTGTCACAAGCGATTGTGGAAGGAGATCTCGTATTCGCATCGGGCCAGATCCCAAGAGAACCGGATGGCACGATTATTACGGGAGACATTAAGGAACAAACCGCACAAGTTATGGAAAATCTATCTTCGATCCTCGAGGAGTCTGGTTCTTCACTTGATAATGTTATAAAATCAACCGTATTCCTTACCGATACAGAACATTTTGACGGTTTTAACGATATGTATGCCAAATATATGAATGAACCGTATCCGGCACGAAGTGCATTTATTGTCGCCTCCCTCGCTCGAACGGAGATAGACGTTGAGGTAGAAGTCATCGCCAAAATCGACGAATAAATAGCTCGCTACTGTAGTTTCGGTACACGGCAGTGGTTTTCAGTAGGTCTCTCGGAACTCGCACGGTAGCACCGAGCGTGCGCTTAATTGACGAGAAGACAGCTTCAAACTGATCGCTGGGAATTATTGATCACTATCCATATGGGCGTGATGGTACGGTTGGCGTAGTTCTGCTGGACTGATCTTGACGGTCGAAGCTAGTAGTATCGATAGCAACGTAGTCAGTGCGTTTCCCGGCTGCTGCGCCGAAAAACGCATACCACGTCTTCGTAGAGACTCGCTCGAACCAGTTGGGTAACATCATAATGAGGAGTCGTATGAGACCAATCTCTTCAAGGGCGCTGGACAGTTCTGAAAACAGCTTCACCGCAATGCAGTAGGATTTGTCTAGCTCGATGCGAAGTGCCAAGGTGAGCATCACCCACTTAGCGAAGCCACTTCCCCGCTAAGATTGGCAGATTCGTCTAGGTTATTGACATCTTGTTTAGTCTTATCGACCGTAACACGCGTGAAGAGACTGATTTTCGGATGTCACACCGATCCGTCTCTTCACTTTCTACCGAGGTAACGTAGTCGTCGTCGAGTCTAGCGAAGCTACAAACTCTCAGATCAAACGTTCGCCCTGCCTATCGAATAGCCAGACCTTAGATGGGTCAATGTCCACAGTTACGCTCTCTCCCACATCAGTAACTTCACCTTGATCTACCAATGCGTTGAGATCATATTCACTAGCTTCTAGATAGACTGTATCATTCGCTCCATTGGGTTCAATTACGGAGATGTCTGCGGTGAACAACTTGGAACCACTATTCAGGTCGAAGAATTCCGGACGTATTCCGAGGGACACCGTTTCTCCATCCTTGACATCGACTTCGGTGTTCCTCTGCGGGATATTGAGTGAAAACAGGTCGTTCGAGACATATAGACTGTCGTCCTGAACCTCAAGTGTCGATTCGATAATATTGGTTGAAGGCGATCCGATAAATTCAGCTACGAATTGATTCGCAGGCTCGTTATAAATCTCATATGCCGATCCCACTTGCTGAATATATCCATCATCCATAATTACAATCTTATCACCTAGTGTCATCGCTTCTTCCTGATCGTGAGTGACAAAGATCATAGCTATCTCGAGCCGCTGTTGTAATTTCTTGATCTCGGTCTGCATCTGATCTCGAAGATTAGCATCAAGCGCCGAGAACGGTTCATCAAGTAAGAATGCGGCCGGTTCCATCACCATCGCCCGACCAATGCTAACGCGCTGCTGTTGACCGCCCGAAAGTGCATTCGGTTTTCTATCAAGCATCTCCTCGATACCAAGCATTTCAGCGGCGTCTTCCACACGATCATTCTTTTCTTTTTTCGAAAGATCGGTCATCATATCCAGACCGAATCGCATATTCGCACGAACTGTTTTGTGTGGATATAGTGTGATATTTTGGAAGACAAAAGCGAGATTCCTGTCTTTGGGTTTTAAATTTGTTACGTCGTCCCCATCAATACGAATTGATCCCGAATTTGGCGTTTCCAAACCAGCGATCATACGCAGTGTCGTTGTTTTCCCACACCCAGATGGCCCGAGAAATACTACAAAATCATTCTTCGAGATATTCAGGTTAATATTGTCACAGGCGATTATCTCCCCGTCATCGAATGTTTTCGAGAGATCGGTCAATTTGATATAACCATCGGCCTTTTCGGGCGTGGTAGGATTTTCATCAACAAACGCTTTTTCCGGTTGTCGAAGACCCATAGTATGGAATTGGCCATAGCCTCAAATAATCTTTATGGTGCAGACAAAGAACAGTGTTCAGATAAGATCAAAAAGTGAGGCGGACGTAGTTCCTTGGTTCCTCTGCCAGAAACCAGCCGCCTCACCGACTGTGGCGACTTCCCGGAGTGTGAGTTTGTGGAGCGAAAGTCGACACTCGAGCCCGCGATGAAGTTGGGCATCCAACTGTATCTGGCCGGGCTGTCGCTGGCGAATGCCGTTTCGGTCCTCGCAAACCGGGTGGCGAGCGCTGTCGGTCCACCGCTCAACTGGGTTCAGAAGGCAAACCTACAGCCTGCAGAGGGTCACGACTTGGATTATGTCGCGGTTGACGAGACAGTAATCCGCGTGAATGACCAGCACTACTGGCTGTTTAGGTGGTTAATCCTGACTCGAATCGCCTGCTCCACGTGCGATTGTTCCCGACCAGGACCTCCGCACTGACCGAGACGTTTCTCGCGGAGCTCCTCGAAAAACATCTTGGTGATGACGCGGTATTCCTGGTCGATGGTGCACCGTGGCTGCAGGCT
Proteins encoded:
- a CDS encoding ABC transporter ATP-binding protein, with the protein product MGLRQPEKAFVDENPTTPEKADGYIKLTDLSKTFDDGEIIACDNINLNISKNDFVVFLGPSGCGKTTTLRMIAGLETPNSGSIRIDGDDVTNLKPKDRNLAFVFQNITLYPHKTVRANMRFGLDMMTDLSKKEKNDRVEDAAEMLGIEEMLDRKPNALSGGQQQRVSIGRAMVMEPAAFLLDEPFSALDANLRDQMQTEIKKLQQRLEIAMIFVTHDQEEAMTLGDKIVIMDDGYIQQVGSAYEIYNEPANQFVAEFIGSPSTNIIESTLEVQDDSLYVSNDLFSLNIPQRNTEVDVKDGETVSLGIRPEFFDLNSGSKLFTADISVIEPNGANDTVYLEASEYDLNALVDQGEVTDVGESVTVDIDPSKVWLFDRQGERLI
- a CDS encoding RidA family protein, which translates into the protein MRQIETSEVAPSSAPLSQAIVEGDLVFASGQIPREPDGTIITGDIKEQTAQVMENLSSILEESGSSLDNVIKSTVFLTDTEHFDGFNDMYAKYMNEPYPARSAFIVASLARTEIDVEVEVIAKIDE
- a CDS encoding dihydroorotase, with product MPVQTRIDNGEIVTSSNVREGSVAIDDGKIVAIGTKENVPQAERVINAEGKIILPGIVDPHVHIDEVPESQGRAGKMETETAAAALGGVTTLIDFAYQGGDLRLNDGKDLIAGIKHKRSKNESSYVDYSLHGVLHRETARTLDEIELAIEEGVTSFKMFMSSSEMGVSNGFIFRAFEKIAEENAVAAVHTEDISICEAREGQLKRAGKGDSRFFADSRPDFAEAMAAEDAIRAAVETGVKYYGVHTTCRKAAEVFDWFQEDNSNIRAETCTHYTVLDRSSHEKFGNRSVLKPPLRTPDDREAMFEYLQNGTLTVVSTDHVTYYEDYKQTSNWWDSPYGVNSIQYSLPVFYEIAIRQRNLSWPFLVQVMCRNPAQTFGIPQKGTLDPGTDADIVIFDPDSGSDITAENNASNSTFSIYEGMHTSGSVEKVFVRGNLIADAGEIVAEKGHGEFIQREIPQWTN